From Maylandia zebra isolate NMK-2024a linkage group LG11, Mzebra_GT3a, whole genome shotgun sequence, one genomic window encodes:
- the LOC112435577 gene encoding C-type lectin domain family 4 member G-like encodes MNNLTQVITVLEKNVTNLTAENQNLRGKNEELEAEKKNLTDQIQNMTTSWNELNVSRAQWSIDAYCPKTNNNRMCKICQTGWLPFQSGCYAINNPEASEQQKTWKGAQDDCIGKISDLAVVNNETEKSYISDNSWDSSGNKGYWIGLRVKDGNWKWVDGRNLTKSAWIPGSPTDGQCAISVTNQGFKSVSCSEQNRWICKKKALTL; translated from the exons ATGAACAACCTGACTCAAGTCATCACTGTCTTAGAGAAAAATGTGACAAACCTGACTGCAGAAAACCAGAACCTTAGAGGGAAAAATGAGGAGCTGGAGGCAGAGAAGAAAAACCTAACAGACCAAATACAAAACATGACAACATCGTGGAATGAGCTCAATGTTAGTCGAGCTCAATGGAGCATTGATGCCTACTGTCCCAAGACCAATAACA ACCGAATGTGTAAAATTTGTCAGACTGGCTGGCTTCCCTTCCAGTCAGGCTGCTATGCAATTAATAATCCTGAAGCTtctgagcagcagaaaacctGGAAAGGTGCTCAAGATGACTGTATaggaaagatttcagatttGGCTGTTGTGAATAATGAAACAGAAAAG AGTTATATCAGTGACAACAGCTGGGATAGTTCAGGAAACAAAGGATACTGGATTGGTCTGAGAGTCAAAGATGGGAACTGGAAGTGGGTGGATGGAAGGAATCTGACTAAGAG TGCCTGGATCCCAGGGTCTCCTACTGATGGTCAGTGTGCAATCTCTGTCACAAATCAAGGATTTAAGTCAGTGAGCTGTAGTGAGCAGAACCGATGGATCTGCAAGAAAAAAGCCTTAACTCTTTGA
- the LOC106675285 gene encoding uncharacterized protein LOC106675285, which yields MADEEVNYASVTFNTKRLSRSQVKKEEETIYDDVKVKHKATEQTPDTNNVSIDERSGSRRHHYQQLACCLGTFCVILVLGIIAVTVYQKQVMNLTAENHSLREKNEQLEAQNKGLETEKENLTEQIRDISWNNLNISRSQWSIDAYCPKENNNRACKPCQNGWDHVESSCYAVNNPERDEWKTWEEAQENCREKSSDLPVVINEEEKKTVSEKSWEYENKGYWIGLRVKDGKWKWLDGRNLTNSSWIDQPPSDGHCAISVQNEGFKSVNCNEKNRWICKKKAVVV from the exons ATGGCAGACGAAGAAGTTAACTATGCCTCAGTCACATTCAACACCAAGAGACTATCCCGATCACAAG TTAAAAAAGAGGAGGAAACCATTTATGATGATGTGAAAGTGAAACATAAAGCAACGGAACAAACTCCTGACACAAACA ACGTCTCGATTGACGAGAGATCAGGCAGTAGACGTCATCACTATCAGCAGTTGGCCTGTTGTTTGGGcacattttgtgtcattttggtGTTGGGCATCATAGCAGTCACAGTATACC AAAAACAGGTGATGAACCTGACTGCAGAAAACCACAGCCTTAGAGAGAAAAATGAGCAGTTGGAGGCTCAGAATAAGGGGCTGGAGACAGAGAAGGAAAATCTAACAGAACAAATACGTGACATATCATGGAACAATCTCAATATTAGTCGATCTCAGTGGAGCATTGATGCCTACTGTCCCAAAGAAAATAACA ACAGAGCATGTAAGCCTTGTCAGAATGGATGGGATCATGTTGAGTCCAGCTGCTATGCAGTTAATAATCCTGAACGTGATGAATGGAAAACCTGGGAAGAAGCTCAAGAAAACTGCAGAGAAAAGAGTTCAGATTTACCTGTTGTTATTAATGAAGAAGAAAAG AAAACTGTCAGTGAAAAGAGTTGggaatatgaaaacaaaggataCTGGATTGGTCTGAGAGTTAAAGATGGGAAATGGAAATGGCTGGATGGAAGGAATCTGACTAATAG CTCCTGGATCGACCAGCCTCCTTCTGATGGTCACTGTGCAATCTCTGTCCAAAACGAAGGATTTAAATCAGTGAACTGTAATGAGAAGAACAGATGGATCTGCAAAAAGAAAGCTGTAGTTGTTTGA